A single window of Nicotiana sylvestris chromosome 5, ASM39365v2, whole genome shotgun sequence DNA harbors:
- the LOC138868878 gene encoding uncharacterized protein: protein MSGHQTVEASPDVVTGILTIQSHDVYAFIGPGSTLSYVTPFVAMEFGIEQEQLYQPFSVSTPVGESILDACVYRSCVVMVRGRDTMDDLIELGMVDFDVIMGMDWLYACFAKLDCCTKTMRLEFPNELVVEWKGDNVAPKGRFISYIRATKMIKKGCIYHLVRVTDTNAEAHSLESVPVVNEFLDVFPDELPGIHPDREIDFGIDVMPGTQPILIPPYRMAPEKLKELKEQLKDLLEKGFIRSSVSP, encoded by the coding sequence atgagtggtcaccagactgtagaggcttctcctgatgttgttacaggtattctgactatccaatctcatgatgtgtatgcattTATTGGCCCTGGTTCtaccttgtcctatgttaccccttttgttgctatggaattcGGGATAGAACAAGAACAACTTTATCAACCATTCTCGGTATCTACTCCGGTTGGCGAGTCAATTTTGGATGCTTGTGTTTATAGAAGTTGTGTTGTCATGGTGCGTGGTAGGGATACCATGGATGATCTTATTGAATTGGGGATGGTTGATTTTGACGTAATAATGGGGATGGATTGGCTTTATGCATGTTTTGCCAAACTTGATTGTTGTACTAAAACcatgaggcttgaatttcctaatgagcttgttgttgaatggaagggagataacGTAGCGCCTAAAGGTCGGTTTATTTCTTACATTAGGGCCacgaagatgatcaagaaggggtgtatctatcatttagttcgGGTTACGGACACCAATGCCGAGGCGCATAGCCTTGAGTCTGTGCCTGTTGTGAATGAATTTTTGGATGTCTTTCCAGATGAACTCCCTGGAATTCATCCagacagggagattgattttgggatcgatgtgatgccAGGCACACAACCTATATtaattccaccttacagaatggcaccggaaaaattgaaagagctaaaggaacaattgaaggatttgctagaaaaGGGTTTCATCCGATCGAGTGTGTCACCGTAG
- the LOC138868877 gene encoding uncharacterized protein — MGSLAHLEAYQTPLAKEVHQLASLGVRLADSNEGGVIVQNRVESSLVVEVKEKQFNDPLLAQLKEGIHKHMTIAFSLVMDDGTLRYQGRLCVSDIDGLRERIMAEAHISRYSMHPGSTKMYHDLKEIYCWNNMKKDVANFVAKCSNCQQVKAEHQRTGGLAQSI, encoded by the coding sequence atggggagtttggctcatttggaggcatatcagaCGCCATTGGCCaaggaggttcaccagttggctagtttaggagttcgccttgcggactctaatgaaggaggagtgATTGTGCAGAATAGGGTTGAATCATCACTTGTGGTggaagtgaaagagaagcaattcaacgatccattgttagcacaactgaaagaggggattcataaacacatGACCATAGCTTTTTCCCTTGtcatggatgatggtaccctacggtaccaaggccGCCTATGTGTTTCGGATATCGACGGTCTTCgagaaaggatcatggcagaagctcacattTCCAGGTATTCcatgcacccaggttctacgaaaatgtatcatgatctcaaggaaatttattgttGGAACAACATGAAAAAGGATGTGGCaaactttgtggcaaaatgttcgaactgtcagcaagtgaaggctgaACATCAGAGAACCGGTGGATTGGCCCAAAGCATATAG